One part of the Edaphobacter acidisoli genome encodes these proteins:
- a CDS encoding aspartate ammonia-lyase: MPNNRSETDSLGLVEVSAEALYGAQTARAIKNFPISGLRANPALIRALAMIKLAAAEANQSLGLITPEQGSAIQQAACEIVDGQHHEHFVVDVFQAGAGVSLHMNANEVIANRAGQILGEPLGTYKRVHPNDHVNYGQSTNDVFPSAMRLSVLLALRELYPVLDDLAGSFHAKAEEFRDVLKAGRTHMQDATPITLGQEFAAYAVAVRKAAENIRAQAQGLMELGLGGSAVGTGLNTHPEYRARAIANLARISGFDLKPAADMRWVMQSNAPMADVSAALRTLALEMIRISNDLRLLSSGPNTGMNEIHLPSLQPGSSIMPGKVNPVLAELTAMVAFQVIGNDTATAYAVQAGQLELNVMMPAMTHNTLQSITILTSTLRELDHRCIRGLTANRDRCAHYAASTIALATALNPYIGYAKAAALVKESVATGKSIVALARENGLLTEEQIAEILDPKNMTEPHAKQP; encoded by the coding sequence ATGCCCAACAATCGCTCAGAAACCGACTCTCTTGGTTTGGTGGAAGTTTCCGCCGAGGCTCTTTATGGTGCGCAGACGGCGCGAGCCATCAAGAACTTTCCCATCAGCGGGCTGCGCGCGAATCCAGCGCTCATCCGAGCGCTGGCGATGATCAAGCTGGCCGCGGCGGAGGCGAACCAGTCGCTCGGTCTGATTACGCCGGAGCAGGGAAGCGCAATCCAGCAGGCTGCGTGCGAGATTGTTGATGGTCAGCACCACGAGCACTTCGTGGTGGATGTATTTCAGGCCGGAGCCGGCGTGAGTCTGCACATGAATGCGAACGAGGTCATCGCCAATCGAGCCGGACAGATTCTCGGCGAGCCGTTAGGGACGTACAAGCGCGTGCATCCGAACGACCACGTCAACTACGGCCAGTCCACGAACGATGTCTTTCCGTCGGCGATGCGGCTAAGCGTGCTGCTGGCACTGCGGGAGTTGTACCCTGTGCTGGATGATCTGGCGGGAAGCTTTCACGCAAAGGCCGAGGAGTTCCGCGACGTTCTCAAGGCCGGGCGCACGCACATGCAGGACGCGACGCCGATTACGCTGGGGCAGGAGTTTGCCGCGTATGCCGTCGCGGTGCGCAAGGCGGCGGAGAATATCCGCGCGCAGGCGCAGGGGCTGATGGAGCTAGGGCTCGGCGGTTCCGCAGTCGGGACCGGCCTGAACACGCATCCGGAGTATCGCGCTCGCGCGATTGCGAACCTCGCGCGCATCTCAGGCTTCGATCTGAAGCCCGCTGCTGACATGCGCTGGGTGATGCAGTCGAATGCGCCGATGGCGGACGTTTCAGCGGCGCTGCGCACGCTGGCGCTTGAGATGATCCGCATCTCGAACGACCTGCGGCTGCTTTCGAGCGGGCCGAATACGGGCATGAACGAGATTCACCTGCCAAGCCTGCAACCCGGTTCGAGCATCATGCCGGGCAAGGTGAACCCTGTGCTGGCCGAGTTGACCGCGATGGTGGCATTCCAGGTCATCGGCAACGACACCGCGACGGCCTACGCGGTGCAGGCAGGCCAGCTTGAGCTGAACGTCATGATGCCCGCGATGACCCACAACACGCTCCAGTCGATCACGATCCTGACGAGCACGCTGCGCGAACTGGACCATCGCTGCATCCGTGGCCTGACGGCCAACCGCGATCGCTGCGCCCACTACGCCGCCAGCACGATCGCGCTGGCGACAGCGTTGAATCCCTACATTGGCTATGCGAAGGCCGCGGCGCTGGTGAAGGAATCAGTGGCAACAGGAAAGAGCATCGTTGCACTTGCACGGGAGAACGGATTGCTCACTGAGGAGCAGATTGCGGAGATCCTTGATCCGAAAAATATGACGGAACCTCACGCCAAGCAGCCCTGA